In one Maniola jurtina chromosome 13, ilManJurt1.1, whole genome shotgun sequence genomic region, the following are encoded:
- the LOC123870855 gene encoding armadillo repeat-containing protein 2 has product MNDRGARRSFGAPFYAAPRRKTSAEIISEARAAISAEMSSMANVGGALRPLRTRRPFTPREPQRTLFTENARNKDARPPSAFDLKHLTLTESSEDDFVVAQPGNRDEDSIRREMPAENYSKKIPAVRPLRDAQERSNEGWGRFTKLPHLSGRSKPLHRRNTTEQTVSSTSPDLTQSISVTRPFSNENRSVLSENPINKNDLSKCEKVPLTVGVSPDTSSKRKQFASKSISCEAGTTIGEVFVKQLEVQLPNTFRGNDDYNNMSVLELAEALSQKTRDVDRIIQLLAALQNIIVKTSPANSLRELVLRSLYTHIDCEDERVLVAIARAMLTMDVTGAHLAAACKLVFKIARNDKNDLFFKNSNLLELLVEGCGRVDPLSESECCVYAAGALRFLALEPQLCALAHHAGALPLAALHLKILNNAKAERPRHVSDQATHALYQVTGALRNLASNEGSGRAFAASGVLAELLAALTLHTDRDVLTNVARCLSVLSADDSCCAWLCASPISASALLTALAACASRAPLTVRLAYTLGNMAAADEQARINIYNEEGGIDVLLTVLESYSHRNESDAKDLDSDPDLHLVGSDLGGSDGSNEDVLIKTVRVIANLCLAELAGRGLAATHAERTVRALLSCLQLAEKPVHKASDISEADYNSWVERHEELAMAALATLNNITFFFEPSESSHHNILEQLCKATCRWVRGTGAAACEAVRALGNLSRSARASQLIVLEGALDALPPLQHHEDPSVRCAAAGLLVNVCGAGGAGDAAAAATRALSDAAHTRDVSAAALLARALWNAQAHRPLDPTQAQQATAALAVFIDDDSMFTACEVPKIGDRRASDPQLSRLHHVKFDIDNNNYQHKVKDFCREPNLAVKAYSVEEDLHLEQDDDEGERYSGEDLGFEEGEIEECECAPCKRLAAWEELIGVAIPLLEQLRPPRADASVGTD; this is encoded by the exons AGATGAGCAGCATGGCGAACGTGGGAGGCGCCCTGCGTCCGTTGCGCACGCGCCGACCGTTCACGCCGCGCGAACCGCAACGCACGCTGTTCACTGAAAACGCGCGGAACAAGGACGCCCGCCCGCCCAGCGCGTTTGA CCTGAAACATCTGACATTAACGGAGAGCAGCGAAGACGATTTTGTTGTTGCCCAGCCTGGTAATCGGGATGAAGACTCCATCAGACGAGAGATGCCAGCGGAAaattattccaagaaaatacCAGCT GTTCGACCATTGCGGGATGCACAAGAACGATCAAACGAAGGTTGGGGCCGTTTCACCAAATTGCCCCATCTCAGTGGCAGAAGCAAGCCTTTGCATCGGAGAAATACTACTGAACAAACTG TTTCCAGTACAAGTCCGGATTTAACCCAATCGATTTCTGTAACAAGACCTTTCAGTAATGAAAATAGGTCCGTGTTGAGTGAAAAtcctataaataaaaatgaccTTAGTAAATGTGAGAAAGTTCCTCTTACAGTCG gtgTTAGTCCTGATACATCTagtaaaagaaaacaatttGCGTCGAAATCAATTTCATGCGAGGCGGGCACTACGATTGGGGAAGTGTTTGTCAAGCAACTTGAAGTTCAGTTGCCCAATACATTTAGAGGCAACGATGATTATAACAA TATGAGTGTCCTGGAGTTAGCCGAAGCACTTTCTCAGAAAACTCGTGACGTAGACCGAATCATTCAGTTGCTTGCCGCTCTCCAGAACATTATCGTGAAAACATCACCAGCGAACAGTCTTCGTGAGTTGGTGCTCCGTTCACTATACACGCATATTGACTGCGAAGATGAGCGAGTTCTAGTGGCTATAGCGAGGGCTATGCTTACG ATGGATGTAACTGGTGCACACCTGGCAGCTGCTTGCAAACTAGTGTTCAAAATCGCGAGAAATGACAAAAACGATCTCTTTTTCAAGAACAGTAATCTTCTTG AGTTGCTAGTCGAAGGATGCGGTCGTGTGGATCCGCTGTCAGAAAGCGAATGCTGCGTTTACGCGGCGGGCGCGTTGCGGTTTCTTGCGTTGGAGCCGCAGCTGTGTGCGTTGGCGCATCACGCTGGTGCATTGCCTCTCGCCGCACTACACCTCAAAATACTCAACAATGCG aAAGCGGAAAGACCTCGTCATGTTTCGGATCAAGCAACTCACGCTCTGTACCAAGTGACGGGTGCGCTTCGGAACCTGGCGAGTAATGAGGGGAGCGGACGAGCATTTGCAGCCAGTGGAGTGCTCGCCGAGCTGCTCGCCGCGCTTACCTTGCACACTGATCGAGACGTGCTCACCAATGTGGCGAGATGTCTTAG CGTTTTATCAGCAGACGACAGCTGTTGTGCGTGGTTGTGTGCGTCACCAATAAGCGCAAGTGCGTTGCTCACAGCTTTAGCGGCGTGCGCCTCTAGAGCGCCTCTTACTGTCCGCTTGGCGTACACTCTGGGCAACATGGCCGCAGCGGATGAACAGGCTCGTATTAAC ATATACAACGAGGAAGGTGGCATTGATGTACTACTGACAGTACTAGAATCTTACTCTCATCGCAATGAGAGCGATGCGAAAGATCTTGATTCCGATCCAGACTTGCATTTAGTTG GATCGGACCTTGGTGGATCTGACGGATCTAATGAAGACGTACTCATAAAG ACAGTACGCGTGATAGCTAACCTCTGCCTGGCCGAGCTCGCCGGTAGGGGGCTGGCGGCGACGCATGCTGAGCGAACTGTTCGGGCGCTACTCTCTTGCTTGCAGCTGGCCGAAAAACCTGTCCATAAG GCATCAGATATATCTGAGGCAGACTACAACTCATGGGTAGAGCGTCACGAGGAGTTGGCGATGGCGGCACTCGCGACCCTCAACAACATCACCTTCTTCTTCGAGCCTTCGGAGTCCTCACATCATAATATCTTGGAGCAGCTTTGTAAAG CTACATGTCGATGGGTGCGCGGCACCGGCGCAGCGGCGTGTGAAGCGGTGCGAGCGCTGGGCAACCTGTCCCGCTCTGCGCGTGCCTCGCAGCtcatcgtgctggagggtgCTCTTGACGCGTTGCCTCCACTGCAACACCACG AAGATCCCAGTGTCCGCTGCGCGGCGGCAGGGTTGCTAGTGAACGTGTgcggggcgggcggcgcgggcgacgCCGCTGCTGCCGCAACGCGTGCCCTCAGCGACGCGGCGCACACGCGCGACGTGTCCGCCGCTGCGCTGCTAGCGCGCGCGCTCTGGAACGCGCAGGCACATCGTCCTCTCGACCCCACACAAGCGCAGCAAGCCACTGCTGCACTCGCTGTCTTTATTG ATGACGATTCAATGTTCACCGCCTGCGAAGTACCGAAAATTGGAGATCGACGTGCCAGCGATCCTCAGTTGTCTAGACTTCATCAC GTAAAATTCGATATCGATAACAACAACTACCAGCACAAAGTGAAGGATTTTTGCCGTGAGCCCAACCTGGCGGTCAAGGCGTACAGTGTGGAGGAGGACTTGCATTTAGAGCAAGATGATGATGAAGGCGAACG TTACTCGGGCGAAGACTTGGGGTTTGAAGAAGGTGAGATAGAAGAATGTGAATGCGCTCCGTGTAAGAGATTAGCGGCATGGGAGGAGTTGATAGGAGTCGCTATACCATTGCTAGAGCAACTCCGTCCTCCGAGAGCTGACGCCTCAGTAGGCACAGACTGA
- the LOC123870849 gene encoding TWiK family of potassium channels protein 12: MPRRKRRLASRIRNYVRSLLAFLFSNVGIIVLVVAYTIAGAFMFQAIEDASEIERVNNMSRERDSTAQYLWQNVTLTLNLFNETALKESISIELKSYQGKIVKAVRRGWDGGRSARQWSFSSAFLYSLTVITTIGYGHLSPRTSWGKIMTVFYALLGMPLFLLYLSNVGELLASWFKCIYALVCLCRGCPGFTRRRVVHIRTQYETSEAESIERPREWREDCTESDVTPNYRIPPRPPDPRRGYMRSISMPQPYSPRTRPEVRGWSAPVHQDSPALSDFSYVTFDAQTITVPISVCVAIMVGYIMFGSMIFGLWEKWDKLDGAYFCFISLSSIGFGDFVPGERVYTPRIETSFIVCSLYLMLGMALVAMCFNLMQEQVIHYYAGLKRALRRICRCKR, translated from the exons ATGCCACGTCGCAAGCGCAGGCTAGCTTCGCGCATTCGCAACTACGTGAGAAGCCTACTCGCTTTCCTTTTCTCCAACGTGGGAATTATTGTACTGGTCGTCGCTTATACTATCGCTG gtGCTTTCATGTTTCAAGCAATAGAAGATGCAAGCGAGATCGAGCGAGTGAACAATATGTCGCGGGAAAGAGACAGCACGGCCCAATATCTGTGGCAAAACGTTACGTTAACCCTCAATTTGTTTAACGAGACTGCTCTAAAGGAAAG CATAAGCATCGAACTGAAGAGCTATCAAGGAAAAATCGTAAAGGCAGTGCGTCGTGGTTGGGACGGTGGACGCTCGGCGAGGCAGTGGAGTTTCTCCTCCGCCTTCTTGTACTCTCTTACTGTGATTACTACTATAG GTTATGGTCACCTCAGCCCTCGAACCagctggggaaaaattatgaccgTCTTCTACGCTCTTCTGGGAATGCCCCTCTTTTTGTTGTACCTCAGCAATGTTG GTGAGCTCTTGGCAAGTTGGTTCAAATGCATATATGCTCTAGTATGCTTGTGCAGAGGCTGCCCTGGCTTTACAAGAAGACGTGTCGTCCATATTCGAACTCAG TATGAAACTAGCGAGGCGGAGAGTATAGAGAGACCGAGAGAGTGGAGAGAAGACTGCACAGAGTCTGATGTCACCCCCAATTACAGAATACCACCCCGCCCTCCAGACCCGAG aaGAGGCTACATGAGAAGTATATCCATGCCCCAGCCGTATTCCCCTCGCACGCGTCCGGAAGTCCGCGGCTGGTCAGCTCCCGTCCATCAGGACAGCCCTGCCCTGAGTGACTTCAGCTACGTCACCTTTGACGCTCAAACCATCACCGTACCTATTAGCGTGTGCGTTGCTATTATGGTTGG GTACATCATGTTCGGGTCTATGATCTTTGGCCTTTGGGAGAAGTGGGATAAATTGGATGGCGCCTATTTTTGCTTTATATCACTAAGCAG TATCGGTTTCGGCGACTTCGTGCCGGGTGAACGAGTGTACACGCCGCGAATAGAGACCTCATTCATAGTGTGCTCACTCTACCTCATGCTGGGTATGGCACTGGTCGCCATGTGTTTCAATCTCATGCAG gagCAAGTTATACACTACTACGCTGGTCTCAAGAGGGCTTTGAGACGCATTTGCCGCTGTAAAAGATGA
- the LOC123870850 gene encoding 60S acidic ribosomal protein P2 has translation MRYVAAYLLAVLGGKPSPAAADLEKILSSVGIEADSDKLKRVIDELKGKSVEDLIVQGREKLSSMPAGGAAPAAAAAAPAAAAVEEKKEEKETKKEDSESDDEDMGFGLFD, from the exons ATGCGTTACGTGGCCGCGTATTTGTTAGCCGTGCTGGGCGGCAAGCCATCCCCAGCTGCAGCGGACCTGGAAAAGATCCTCAGCTCAGTCGGTATTGAAGCTGACTCTGACAAACTAAAGAGAGTCATTGATGAGCTCAAAGGAAAGTCTGTTGAGGACTTGATTGTGCAAG GTCGTGAGAAGCTGTCCTCGATGCCAGCGGGAGGCGCAGCCCCGGCTGCTGCAGCTGCCGCGCCTGCCGCTGCAGCTGTTGAGGAGAAGAAAG AAGAGAAGGAGACCAAGAAGGAAGACTCTGAGTCTGACGATGAAGACATGGGCTTCGGTCTCTTTGACTAA